In Cyprinus carpio isolate SPL01 chromosome A1, ASM1834038v1, whole genome shotgun sequence, the following proteins share a genomic window:
- the LOC109095528 gene encoding GRB2-associated-binding protein 1 isoform X3 — translation MAWKKRWFVLRSGRLSGDPDVLEYFKNDHAKKPIRVIDLNLCEQVDAGLTFNKKDLEHSFIFDIKTIDRIFYLVADTEEDMNKWVRCICDICGFNPTESEDSAKISHQVNVPGGMVVDMAPSGGPGGASGASALANLPPPYQPVSIRPLGSSSSLDEPQDYLWLLNCESKKPEPNSPVAPLALGEEQEYLLLEECGSRSAPPDCQTRGECSKSTSSEPDCNDNLPSHHTPTSSSSKHTSVNGFFPTQHGAGLYDSPPSRGQSFSADSQGLYHLPRSYSQDTVLLPKSASSLPAPEGEAGELYVFNTPGRKPSLEAHMRNLSVSYDIPPTPGSNCTYQVPRTAGIEAVSGATDVVPPPRPPKPLLTTGSVPPERSPTDTYVVPRSMSETDGNYCVPSSAGGNKALRSNIGTVDCLRKDYGSQDCYDIPRPFPPDKSCSFDFNESFNNYLKNKGMVPVGGEEMDENYVPMSVHSSSHPRSSSLSEPIQEPNYVPMTPGTVEFSSLGKQVPPPAHMGFRSSPKTPPRRPVHMPECQPPPVDRNLKPDRKGQSPKINRAVGLERTDSQTVGDFSRRRKVRPAPLEIKPLAEWEECTAPVRSPVTRSFTRDPSRCTTAPRPSSGHTTASSSDSDDCDENYVTMQHTNMSTDEPVCKKKKEKKTPQQLFHSVINNLCIQGIYSVCIYVYKDTYKDTEVIYMHILYIINSWKFEVCKIF, via the exons GCATGGAAGAAGCGATGGTTTGTTCTGCGCAGTGGGAGGCTGTCAGGAGACCCAGACGTGCTGGAGTATTTCAAGAATGACCATGCCAAGAAGCCCATCCGCGTGATCGACCTGAACCTGTGCGAGCAGGTGGACGCCGGTCTCACATTCAACAAGAAGGACCTGGAGCACAGCTTCATCTTTGACATCAAGACTATCGACCGGATCTTTTACCTGGTGGCAGACACTGAAGAGGACATGAACAAGTGGGTGCGCTGCATCTGTGATATCTGTGGCTTTAACCCCACCGAATCAGAAG aCTCTGCAAAGATCTCTCACCAAGTAAATGTGCCAGGCGGTATGGTGGTGGATATGGCCCCTAGTGGAGGGCCAGGAGGAGCCTCAGGGGCTTCTGCACTGGCCAACTTGCCTCCTCCCTACCAGCCTGTCAGCATCAGACCCTTGGGGTCCTCCTCCAGTCTGGATGAGCCTCAGGACTACCTTTGGCTGCTCAACTGTGAGAGCAAGAAACCAGAGCCTAACAG tcCAGTGGCTCCTCTTGCTCTAGGAGAGGAGCAGGAATACCTGCTTTTGGAGGAGTGTGGGAGCAGGAGCGCTCCTCCTGACTGTCA GACCCGTGGTGAATGCTCCAAGTCTACCTCCTCCGAACCTGACTGTAATGACAACCTCCCTTCCCACCACActcccacctcctcctcctccaagcACACCTCGGTCAATGGTTTCTTTCCTACCCAGCATGGCGCTGGGCTCTATGATTCTCCTCCTTCGCGCGGACAGTCGTTCTCAGCTGACTCACAGGGCCTGTACCACCTACCCCGAAGTTACTCTCAGGACACTGTGCTGCTGCCGAAGTCGGCGTCCTCCCTTCCGGCTCCTGAAGGTGAGGCCGGTGAACTCTATGTCTTTAACACGCCTGGTCGTAAACCCTCTTTAGAGGCCCATATGAGGAACTTGTCAGTTAGCTATGATATTCCACCAACACCTGGAAGTAACTGCACCTACCAGGTTCCCCGTACAGCTGGGATAGAGGCTGTTTCAGGGGCCACAGATGTGGTACCGCCCCCTCGTCCGCCTAAGCCTTTACTGACCACTGGATCAGTCCCACCTGAGCGCTCACCCACGGACACATATGTGGTGCCACGGTCAATGTCTGAGACTGACGGAAATTATTGCGTGCCATCTAGTGCAGGAGGGAACAAAGCACTAAGGAGCAACATTGGTACAGTGGATTGTCTGCGTAAAG ATTACGGATCTCAAGACTGTTATGATATTCCCCGTCCCTTCCCCCCAGATAAAAGTTGCTCATTTGATTTCAACGAAAGCTTCAACAACTATTTG AAGAATAAAGGCATGGTGCCAGTAGGAGGTGAGGAGATGGATGAGAACTATGTGCCCATGAGCGTCCACTCTTCCTCACATCCGCGCTCCAGCAGCCTATCAGAACCCATCCAGGAGCCTAACTATGTGCCCATGACACCGGGCACAGTGGAGTTCTCCTCCCTCGGAAAACAGGTGCCTCCTCCAGCCCACATGGGCTTCCGCTCCAGCCCTAAGACCCCACCACGTAGACCGGTGCACATGCCCGAATGCCAACCACCACCCGTAGACCGCAACCTCAAACCCGACCGTAAAG GTCAGAGCCCTAAAATAAACAGAGCAGTCGGTCTAGAGCGAACCGACTCCCAAACCGTAGGTGATTTCTCAAGACGGCGTAAGG ttagGCCGGCCCCTTTGGAGATCAAGCCTCTAGCTGAGTGGGAGGAGTGTACGGCGCCGGTCCGTTCCCCCGTGACCAGGTCCTTCACGAGGGA CCCTTCTAGGTGTACCACGGCCCCCAGACCATCCTCGGGGCATACCACTGCCTCCAGCAGCGACTCCGACGACTGTGATGAGAATTATGTAACCATGCAACACACTAATATGTCTACAGATGAACcagtatgtaaaaaaaagaaagaaaagaaaacaccacAGCAACTGTTCCACTCAGTTATAAATAATTTGTGCATTCAGGGAATAtattctgtgtgtatatatgtatataaagatACATATAAAGATACAGAAGTCATTtatatgcacatactgtatattattaacaGCTGGAAGTTCgaagtctgtaagattttttaa
- the LOC109095528 gene encoding GRB2-associated-binding protein 1 isoform X7, with protein sequence MSGGEVVCTGWLRKSPPEKKLRRYAWKKRWFVLRSGRLSGDPDVLEYFKNDHAKKPIRVIDLNLCEQVDAGLTFNKKDLEHSFIFDIKTIDRIFYLVADTEEDMNKWVRCICDICGFNPTESEDSAKISHQVNVPGGMVVDMAPSGGPGGASGASALANLPPPYQPVSIRPLGSSSSLDEPQDYLWLLNCESKKPEPNRTRGECSKSTSSEPDCNDNLPSHHTPTSSSSKHTSVNGFFPTQHGAGLYDSPPSRGQSFSADSQGLYHLPRSYSQDTVLLPKSASSLPAPEGEAGELYVFNTPGRKPSLEAHMRNLSVSYDIPPTPGSNCTYQVPRTAGIEAVSGATDVVPPPRPPKPLLTTGSVPPERSPTDTYVVPRSMSETDGNYCVPSSAGGNKALRSNIGTVDCLRKDYGSQDCYDIPRPFPPDKSCSFDFNESFNNYLKNKGMVPVGGEEMDENYVPMSVHSSSHPRSSSLSEPIQEPNYVPMTPGTVEFSSLGKQVPPPAHMGFRSSPKTPPRRPVHMPECQPPPVDRNLKPDRKGQSPKINRAVGLERTDSQTVGDFSRRRKVRPAPLEIKPLAEWEECTAPVRSPVTRSFTRDPSRCTTAPRPSSGHTTASSSDSDDCDENYVTMQHTNMSTDEPSMKLGAPMNADGGGSPMVKPKGDKQVEYLDLDLDPGKSTPPRKKD encoded by the exons GCATGGAAGAAGCGATGGTTTGTTCTGCGCAGTGGGAGGCTGTCAGGAGACCCAGACGTGCTGGAGTATTTCAAGAATGACCATGCCAAGAAGCCCATCCGCGTGATCGACCTGAACCTGTGCGAGCAGGTGGACGCCGGTCTCACATTCAACAAGAAGGACCTGGAGCACAGCTTCATCTTTGACATCAAGACTATCGACCGGATCTTTTACCTGGTGGCAGACACTGAAGAGGACATGAACAAGTGGGTGCGCTGCATCTGTGATATCTGTGGCTTTAACCCCACCGAATCAGAAG aCTCTGCAAAGATCTCTCACCAAGTAAATGTGCCAGGCGGTATGGTGGTGGATATGGCCCCTAGTGGAGGGCCAGGAGGAGCCTCAGGGGCTTCTGCACTGGCCAACTTGCCTCCTCCCTACCAGCCTGTCAGCATCAGACCCTTGGGGTCCTCCTCCAGTCTGGATGAGCCTCAGGACTACCTTTGGCTGCTCAACTGTGAGAGCAAGAAACCAGAGCCTAACAG GACCCGTGGTGAATGCTCCAAGTCTACCTCCTCCGAACCTGACTGTAATGACAACCTCCCTTCCCACCACActcccacctcctcctcctccaagcACACCTCGGTCAATGGTTTCTTTCCTACCCAGCATGGCGCTGGGCTCTATGATTCTCCTCCTTCGCGCGGACAGTCGTTCTCAGCTGACTCACAGGGCCTGTACCACCTACCCCGAAGTTACTCTCAGGACACTGTGCTGCTGCCGAAGTCGGCGTCCTCCCTTCCGGCTCCTGAAGGTGAGGCCGGTGAACTCTATGTCTTTAACACGCCTGGTCGTAAACCCTCTTTAGAGGCCCATATGAGGAACTTGTCAGTTAGCTATGATATTCCACCAACACCTGGAAGTAACTGCACCTACCAGGTTCCCCGTACAGCTGGGATAGAGGCTGTTTCAGGGGCCACAGATGTGGTACCGCCCCCTCGTCCGCCTAAGCCTTTACTGACCACTGGATCAGTCCCACCTGAGCGCTCACCCACGGACACATATGTGGTGCCACGGTCAATGTCTGAGACTGACGGAAATTATTGCGTGCCATCTAGTGCAGGAGGGAACAAAGCACTAAGGAGCAACATTGGTACAGTGGATTGTCTGCGTAAAG ATTACGGATCTCAAGACTGTTATGATATTCCCCGTCCCTTCCCCCCAGATAAAAGTTGCTCATTTGATTTCAACGAAAGCTTCAACAACTATTTG AAGAATAAAGGCATGGTGCCAGTAGGAGGTGAGGAGATGGATGAGAACTATGTGCCCATGAGCGTCCACTCTTCCTCACATCCGCGCTCCAGCAGCCTATCAGAACCCATCCAGGAGCCTAACTATGTGCCCATGACACCGGGCACAGTGGAGTTCTCCTCCCTCGGAAAACAGGTGCCTCCTCCAGCCCACATGGGCTTCCGCTCCAGCCCTAAGACCCCACCACGTAGACCGGTGCACATGCCCGAATGCCAACCACCACCCGTAGACCGCAACCTCAAACCCGACCGTAAAG GTCAGAGCCCTAAAATAAACAGAGCAGTCGGTCTAGAGCGAACCGACTCCCAAACCGTAGGTGATTTCTCAAGACGGCGTAAGG ttagGCCGGCCCCTTTGGAGATCAAGCCTCTAGCTGAGTGGGAGGAGTGTACGGCGCCGGTCCGTTCCCCCGTGACCAGGTCCTTCACGAGGGA CCCTTCTAGGTGTACCACGGCCCCCAGACCATCCTCGGGGCATACCACTGCCTCCAGCAGCGACTCCGACGACTGTGATGAGAATTATGTAACCATGCAACACACTAATATGTCTACAGATGAACca aGCATGAAGCTAGGAGCACCAATGAATGCTGATGGAGGTGGCAGTCCCATGGTAAAGCCCAAAGGAGACAAGCAGGTGGAGTACCTGGACCTCGACTTGGACCCTGGGAAATCGACTCCTCCTCGGAAG AAAGACTAA
- the LOC109095528 gene encoding GRB2-associated-binding protein 1 isoform X12 produces MSGGEVVCTGWLRKSPPEKKLRRYAWKKRWFVLRSGRLSGDPDVLEYFKNDHAKKPIRVIDLNLCEQVDAGLTFNKKDLEHSFIFDIKTIDRIFYLVADTEEDMNKWVRCICDICGFNPTESEDSAKISHQVNVPGGMVVDMAPSGGPGGASGASALANLPPPYQPVSIRPLGSSSSLDEPQDYLWLLNCESKKPEPNRTRGECSKSTSSEPDCNDNLPSHHTPTSSSSKHTSVNGFFPTQHGAGLYDSPPSRGQSFSADSQGLYHLPRSYSQDTVLLPKSASSLPAPEGEAGELYVFNTPGRKPSLEAHMRNLSVSYDIPPTPGSNCTYQVPRTAGIEAVSGATDVVPPPRPPKPLLTTGSVPPERSPTDTYVVPRSMSETDGNYCVPSSAGGNKALRSNIGTVDCLRKDYGSQDCYDIPRPFPPDKSCSFDFNESFNNYLKNKGMVPVGGEEMDENYVPMSVHSSSHPRSSSLSEPIQEPNYVPMTPGTVEFSSLGKQVPPPAHMGFRSSPKTPPRRPVHMPECQPPPVDRNLKPDRKGQSPKINRAVGLERTDSQTVGDFSRRRKVRPAPLEIKPLAEWEECTAPVRSPVTRSFTRDPSRCTTAPRPSSGHTTASSSDSDDCDENYVTMQHTNMSTDEPSMKLGAPMNADGGGSPMVKPKGDKQVEYLDLDLDPGKSTPPRKKKTNGTGISASDERVDYVVVDQQRTQALKSTREAWSDERQSTEQDPPNKGAK; encoded by the exons GCATGGAAGAAGCGATGGTTTGTTCTGCGCAGTGGGAGGCTGTCAGGAGACCCAGACGTGCTGGAGTATTTCAAGAATGACCATGCCAAGAAGCCCATCCGCGTGATCGACCTGAACCTGTGCGAGCAGGTGGACGCCGGTCTCACATTCAACAAGAAGGACCTGGAGCACAGCTTCATCTTTGACATCAAGACTATCGACCGGATCTTTTACCTGGTGGCAGACACTGAAGAGGACATGAACAAGTGGGTGCGCTGCATCTGTGATATCTGTGGCTTTAACCCCACCGAATCAGAAG aCTCTGCAAAGATCTCTCACCAAGTAAATGTGCCAGGCGGTATGGTGGTGGATATGGCCCCTAGTGGAGGGCCAGGAGGAGCCTCAGGGGCTTCTGCACTGGCCAACTTGCCTCCTCCCTACCAGCCTGTCAGCATCAGACCCTTGGGGTCCTCCTCCAGTCTGGATGAGCCTCAGGACTACCTTTGGCTGCTCAACTGTGAGAGCAAGAAACCAGAGCCTAACAG GACCCGTGGTGAATGCTCCAAGTCTACCTCCTCCGAACCTGACTGTAATGACAACCTCCCTTCCCACCACActcccacctcctcctcctccaagcACACCTCGGTCAATGGTTTCTTTCCTACCCAGCATGGCGCTGGGCTCTATGATTCTCCTCCTTCGCGCGGACAGTCGTTCTCAGCTGACTCACAGGGCCTGTACCACCTACCCCGAAGTTACTCTCAGGACACTGTGCTGCTGCCGAAGTCGGCGTCCTCCCTTCCGGCTCCTGAAGGTGAGGCCGGTGAACTCTATGTCTTTAACACGCCTGGTCGTAAACCCTCTTTAGAGGCCCATATGAGGAACTTGTCAGTTAGCTATGATATTCCACCAACACCTGGAAGTAACTGCACCTACCAGGTTCCCCGTACAGCTGGGATAGAGGCTGTTTCAGGGGCCACAGATGTGGTACCGCCCCCTCGTCCGCCTAAGCCTTTACTGACCACTGGATCAGTCCCACCTGAGCGCTCACCCACGGACACATATGTGGTGCCACGGTCAATGTCTGAGACTGACGGAAATTATTGCGTGCCATCTAGTGCAGGAGGGAACAAAGCACTAAGGAGCAACATTGGTACAGTGGATTGTCTGCGTAAAG ATTACGGATCTCAAGACTGTTATGATATTCCCCGTCCCTTCCCCCCAGATAAAAGTTGCTCATTTGATTTCAACGAAAGCTTCAACAACTATTTG AAGAATAAAGGCATGGTGCCAGTAGGAGGTGAGGAGATGGATGAGAACTATGTGCCCATGAGCGTCCACTCTTCCTCACATCCGCGCTCCAGCAGCCTATCAGAACCCATCCAGGAGCCTAACTATGTGCCCATGACACCGGGCACAGTGGAGTTCTCCTCCCTCGGAAAACAGGTGCCTCCTCCAGCCCACATGGGCTTCCGCTCCAGCCCTAAGACCCCACCACGTAGACCGGTGCACATGCCCGAATGCCAACCACCACCCGTAGACCGCAACCTCAAACCCGACCGTAAAG GTCAGAGCCCTAAAATAAACAGAGCAGTCGGTCTAGAGCGAACCGACTCCCAAACCGTAGGTGATTTCTCAAGACGGCGTAAGG ttagGCCGGCCCCTTTGGAGATCAAGCCTCTAGCTGAGTGGGAGGAGTGTACGGCGCCGGTCCGTTCCCCCGTGACCAGGTCCTTCACGAGGGA CCCTTCTAGGTGTACCACGGCCCCCAGACCATCCTCGGGGCATACCACTGCCTCCAGCAGCGACTCCGACGACTGTGATGAGAATTATGTAACCATGCAACACACTAATATGTCTACAGATGAACca aGCATGAAGCTAGGAGCACCAATGAATGCTGATGGAGGTGGCAGTCCCATGGTAAAGCCCAAAGGAGACAAGCAGGTGGAGTACCTGGACCTCGACTTGGACCCTGGGAAATCGACTCCTCCTCGGAAG AA AAAGACTAACGGGACTGGTATTTCAGCATCAGACGAGCGGGTAGACTATGTGGTGGTGGATCAGCAGCGAACGCAAGCACTGAAGAGCACACGTGAGGCCTGGAGTGACGAACGGCAGTCGACGGAACAAGATCCCCCCAACAAAGGGGCCAAATGA
- the LOC109095528 gene encoding GRB2-associated-binding protein 1 isoform X5 codes for MSGGEVVCTGWLRKSPPEKKLRRYAWKKRWFVLRSGRLSGDPDVLEYFKNDHAKKPIRVIDLNLCEQVDAGLTFNKKDLEHSFIFDIKTIDRIFYLVADTEEDMNKWVRCICDICGFNPTESEDSAKISHQVNVPGGMVVDMAPSGGPGGASGASALANLPPPYQPVSIRPLGSSSSLDEPQDYLWLLNCESKKPEPNSPVAPLALGEEQEYLLLEECGSRSAPPDCQTRGECSKSTSSEPDCNDNLPSHHTPTSSSSKHTSVNGFFPTQHGAGLYDSPPSRGQSFSADSQGLYHLPRSYSQDTVLLPKSASSLPAPEGEAGELYVFNTPGRKPSLEAHMRNLSVSYDIPPTPGSNCTYQVPRTAGIEAVSGATDVVPPPRPPKPLLTTGSVPPERSPTDTYVVPRSMSETDGNYCVPSSAGGNKALRSNIGTVDCLRKDYGSQDCYDIPRPFPPDKSCSFDFNESFNNYLKNKGMVPVGGEEMDENYVPMSVHSSSHPRSSSLSEPIQEPNYVPMTPGTVEFSSLGKQVPPPAHMGFRSSPKTPPRRPVHMPECQPPPVDRNLKPDRKGQSPKINRAVGLERTDSQTVGDFSRRRKVRPAPLEIKPLAEWEECTAPVRSPVTRSFTRDPSRCTTAPRPSSGHTTASSSDSDDCDENYSMKLGAPMNADGGGSPMVKPKGDKQVEYLDLDLDPGKSTPPRKKD; via the exons GCATGGAAGAAGCGATGGTTTGTTCTGCGCAGTGGGAGGCTGTCAGGAGACCCAGACGTGCTGGAGTATTTCAAGAATGACCATGCCAAGAAGCCCATCCGCGTGATCGACCTGAACCTGTGCGAGCAGGTGGACGCCGGTCTCACATTCAACAAGAAGGACCTGGAGCACAGCTTCATCTTTGACATCAAGACTATCGACCGGATCTTTTACCTGGTGGCAGACACTGAAGAGGACATGAACAAGTGGGTGCGCTGCATCTGTGATATCTGTGGCTTTAACCCCACCGAATCAGAAG aCTCTGCAAAGATCTCTCACCAAGTAAATGTGCCAGGCGGTATGGTGGTGGATATGGCCCCTAGTGGAGGGCCAGGAGGAGCCTCAGGGGCTTCTGCACTGGCCAACTTGCCTCCTCCCTACCAGCCTGTCAGCATCAGACCCTTGGGGTCCTCCTCCAGTCTGGATGAGCCTCAGGACTACCTTTGGCTGCTCAACTGTGAGAGCAAGAAACCAGAGCCTAACAG tcCAGTGGCTCCTCTTGCTCTAGGAGAGGAGCAGGAATACCTGCTTTTGGAGGAGTGTGGGAGCAGGAGCGCTCCTCCTGACTGTCA GACCCGTGGTGAATGCTCCAAGTCTACCTCCTCCGAACCTGACTGTAATGACAACCTCCCTTCCCACCACActcccacctcctcctcctccaagcACACCTCGGTCAATGGTTTCTTTCCTACCCAGCATGGCGCTGGGCTCTATGATTCTCCTCCTTCGCGCGGACAGTCGTTCTCAGCTGACTCACAGGGCCTGTACCACCTACCCCGAAGTTACTCTCAGGACACTGTGCTGCTGCCGAAGTCGGCGTCCTCCCTTCCGGCTCCTGAAGGTGAGGCCGGTGAACTCTATGTCTTTAACACGCCTGGTCGTAAACCCTCTTTAGAGGCCCATATGAGGAACTTGTCAGTTAGCTATGATATTCCACCAACACCTGGAAGTAACTGCACCTACCAGGTTCCCCGTACAGCTGGGATAGAGGCTGTTTCAGGGGCCACAGATGTGGTACCGCCCCCTCGTCCGCCTAAGCCTTTACTGACCACTGGATCAGTCCCACCTGAGCGCTCACCCACGGACACATATGTGGTGCCACGGTCAATGTCTGAGACTGACGGAAATTATTGCGTGCCATCTAGTGCAGGAGGGAACAAAGCACTAAGGAGCAACATTGGTACAGTGGATTGTCTGCGTAAAG ATTACGGATCTCAAGACTGTTATGATATTCCCCGTCCCTTCCCCCCAGATAAAAGTTGCTCATTTGATTTCAACGAAAGCTTCAACAACTATTTG AAGAATAAAGGCATGGTGCCAGTAGGAGGTGAGGAGATGGATGAGAACTATGTGCCCATGAGCGTCCACTCTTCCTCACATCCGCGCTCCAGCAGCCTATCAGAACCCATCCAGGAGCCTAACTATGTGCCCATGACACCGGGCACAGTGGAGTTCTCCTCCCTCGGAAAACAGGTGCCTCCTCCAGCCCACATGGGCTTCCGCTCCAGCCCTAAGACCCCACCACGTAGACCGGTGCACATGCCCGAATGCCAACCACCACCCGTAGACCGCAACCTCAAACCCGACCGTAAAG GTCAGAGCCCTAAAATAAACAGAGCAGTCGGTCTAGAGCGAACCGACTCCCAAACCGTAGGTGATTTCTCAAGACGGCGTAAGG ttagGCCGGCCCCTTTGGAGATCAAGCCTCTAGCTGAGTGGGAGGAGTGTACGGCGCCGGTCCGTTCCCCCGTGACCAGGTCCTTCACGAGGGA CCCTTCTAGGTGTACCACGGCCCCCAGACCATCCTCGGGGCATACCACTGCCTCCAGCAGCGACTCCGACGACTGTGATGAGAATTAT aGCATGAAGCTAGGAGCACCAATGAATGCTGATGGAGGTGGCAGTCCCATGGTAAAGCCCAAAGGAGACAAGCAGGTGGAGTACCTGGACCTCGACTTGGACCCTGGGAAATCGACTCCTCCTCGGAAG AAAGACTAA
- the LOC109095528 gene encoding GRB2-associated-binding protein 1 isoform X9, whose protein sequence is MSGGEVVCTGWLRKSPPEKKLRRYAWKKRWFVLRSGRLSGDPDVLEYFKNDHAKKPIRVIDLNLCEQVDAGLTFNKKDLEHSFIFDIKTIDRIFYLVADTEEDMNKWVRCICDICGFNPTESEDSAKISHQVNVPGGMVVDMAPSGGPGGASGASALANLPPPYQPVSIRPLGSSSSLDEPQDYLWLLNCESKKPEPNRTRGECSKSTSSEPDCNDNLPSHHTPTSSSSKHTSVNGFFPTQHGAGLYDSPPSRGQSFSADSQGLYHLPRSYSQDTVLLPKSASSLPAPEGEAGELYVFNTPGRKPSLEAHMRNLSVSYDIPPTPGSNCTYQVPRTAGIEAVSGATDVVPPPRPPKPLLTTGSVPPERSPTDTYVVPRSMSETDGNYCVPSSAGGNKALRSNIGTVDCLRKDYGSQDCYDIPRPFPPDKSCSFDFNESFNNYLKNKGMVPVGGEEMDENYVPMSVHSSSHPRSSSLSEPIQEPNYVPMTPGTVEFSSLGKQVPPPAHMGFRSSPKTPPRRPVHMPECQPPPVDRNLKPDRKVRPAPLEIKPLAEWEECTAPVRSPVTRSFTRDPSRCTTAPRPSSGHTTASSSDSDDCDENYVTMQHTNMSTDEPSMKLGAPMNADGGGSPMVKPKGDKQVEYLDLDLDPGKSTPPRKKD, encoded by the exons GCATGGAAGAAGCGATGGTTTGTTCTGCGCAGTGGGAGGCTGTCAGGAGACCCAGACGTGCTGGAGTATTTCAAGAATGACCATGCCAAGAAGCCCATCCGCGTGATCGACCTGAACCTGTGCGAGCAGGTGGACGCCGGTCTCACATTCAACAAGAAGGACCTGGAGCACAGCTTCATCTTTGACATCAAGACTATCGACCGGATCTTTTACCTGGTGGCAGACACTGAAGAGGACATGAACAAGTGGGTGCGCTGCATCTGTGATATCTGTGGCTTTAACCCCACCGAATCAGAAG aCTCTGCAAAGATCTCTCACCAAGTAAATGTGCCAGGCGGTATGGTGGTGGATATGGCCCCTAGTGGAGGGCCAGGAGGAGCCTCAGGGGCTTCTGCACTGGCCAACTTGCCTCCTCCCTACCAGCCTGTCAGCATCAGACCCTTGGGGTCCTCCTCCAGTCTGGATGAGCCTCAGGACTACCTTTGGCTGCTCAACTGTGAGAGCAAGAAACCAGAGCCTAACAG GACCCGTGGTGAATGCTCCAAGTCTACCTCCTCCGAACCTGACTGTAATGACAACCTCCCTTCCCACCACActcccacctcctcctcctccaagcACACCTCGGTCAATGGTTTCTTTCCTACCCAGCATGGCGCTGGGCTCTATGATTCTCCTCCTTCGCGCGGACAGTCGTTCTCAGCTGACTCACAGGGCCTGTACCACCTACCCCGAAGTTACTCTCAGGACACTGTGCTGCTGCCGAAGTCGGCGTCCTCCCTTCCGGCTCCTGAAGGTGAGGCCGGTGAACTCTATGTCTTTAACACGCCTGGTCGTAAACCCTCTTTAGAGGCCCATATGAGGAACTTGTCAGTTAGCTATGATATTCCACCAACACCTGGAAGTAACTGCACCTACCAGGTTCCCCGTACAGCTGGGATAGAGGCTGTTTCAGGGGCCACAGATGTGGTACCGCCCCCTCGTCCGCCTAAGCCTTTACTGACCACTGGATCAGTCCCACCTGAGCGCTCACCCACGGACACATATGTGGTGCCACGGTCAATGTCTGAGACTGACGGAAATTATTGCGTGCCATCTAGTGCAGGAGGGAACAAAGCACTAAGGAGCAACATTGGTACAGTGGATTGTCTGCGTAAAG ATTACGGATCTCAAGACTGTTATGATATTCCCCGTCCCTTCCCCCCAGATAAAAGTTGCTCATTTGATTTCAACGAAAGCTTCAACAACTATTTG AAGAATAAAGGCATGGTGCCAGTAGGAGGTGAGGAGATGGATGAGAACTATGTGCCCATGAGCGTCCACTCTTCCTCACATCCGCGCTCCAGCAGCCTATCAGAACCCATCCAGGAGCCTAACTATGTGCCCATGACACCGGGCACAGTGGAGTTCTCCTCCCTCGGAAAACAGGTGCCTCCTCCAGCCCACATGGGCTTCCGCTCCAGCCCTAAGACCCCACCACGTAGACCGGTGCACATGCCCGAATGCCAACCACCACCCGTAGACCGCAACCTCAAACCCGACCGTAAAG ttagGCCGGCCCCTTTGGAGATCAAGCCTCTAGCTGAGTGGGAGGAGTGTACGGCGCCGGTCCGTTCCCCCGTGACCAGGTCCTTCACGAGGGA CCCTTCTAGGTGTACCACGGCCCCCAGACCATCCTCGGGGCATACCACTGCCTCCAGCAGCGACTCCGACGACTGTGATGAGAATTATGTAACCATGCAACACACTAATATGTCTACAGATGAACca aGCATGAAGCTAGGAGCACCAATGAATGCTGATGGAGGTGGCAGTCCCATGGTAAAGCCCAAAGGAGACAAGCAGGTGGAGTACCTGGACCTCGACTTGGACCCTGGGAAATCGACTCCTCCTCGGAAG AAAGACTAA